The Penaeus vannamei isolate JL-2024 chromosome 4, ASM4276789v1, whole genome shotgun sequence genome segment CAACATGACATTCAAGGTATgtttttagtttctcttttccttcgaaAAAAAGGTTATTTCCAAAATGTTTATATGTCATCACGtagaacaaaaatagataaatgaaaaaaaaataatattaataaatctgACATCTTCCAGGTACTCGCACTCCTCGCCCTCGTGGCCACCGCCCTCGCCAGCCCTCAGAACTACGGCTACGGTCCTCCTGGTCCTGCTTTCGGAccagccaagtacgacttcaactacgccgtcaacgaccctCCCTCGGGCAACGACTTCGGCCACCAGGAGTCTCGTGATGGAGACTTCACTCAGGGTTCCTACTACGTCCGCCTTCCCGACGGTCGCCTGCAGACGGTCAACTACAACGTGCAAGGAGACTCCGGCTtcgtggctgaggtcagctacgagggtcaGGCCCAATACCCGACCCAGCCCCGTGCCTACACACCTGCCCCTACTTACGGATAAAGCCGTAGATGACATTTATCAGTAGGCGACTTTTGTACATAACGAAATATTAATAAAAGCCACGAATTTACCCGGCTCTTTACTACAAccatgataaatagatatacaaatatgtatgtaaatgatgtataaatacatatattgaaaatTGTTGCTTAGCAACTTGTAAAATCACTGATGGATCAGAGAGGAGAGTTTTTTGACGATTAAATCTTAATCTTTATTAATAGCCGACTTCTGCACATACGATAAACATTAAAGCCATAAAGTCTATCCTGCACTTAATCATAaccacactatacatatatatttacacacatatatatacatatacatatgcatatatatctgagtgtgtatgtctgtataatgaGTACATAGCAACTTCGCTGATGGATTGGAGAAGAGGGTCGGTTCTTTGACCTCCCGACCTCAACAGCTTCACAATAGGCATCTAAGAGCGCCGAATTCGACCGTTTACACAATCGCTGCACCAGTAGGATCCTAATACCAGATTTTGCCGTGCTTTTGGATATTTTCTTCTATCATCAGTTTTAGTACTATTTCATATCAATAAAGATTATACAAGATAGATTGTAATAGAACTCAATTGGAAATATAACTATTAAGAATGGAAAAGGTAGTTGTTTTCCTCGTCGTTTTGATCTGTCTTCAGCGTAAAGAACTGGATATGTGTAGAATGATATAATACTTATTCTCGCTATACGTGTTGACATACATCCACTTCCGGCAGAAATGTGTCGATTACATAATACATTGATTCATAAGATTCGTAAACATATCAGTAATAGTTAAATGGGGGAGTACATTTTTGTATCAGTATCATTTAACACTTACAATTTACTAACAGAAACATAGATAATACCATCATTTTCGGATAATTACCTTCTAAGGGAATTATGCTTTCTTACTTTaactctgtgtgtgagagagagtgctgggggggtgggggggggggatataagcTTCATCAGTAAACTCATTCTTTTTAATGACCAAGTTTGACGGCGATCTAGAAACGATTAACATATTATTGTAATTCATCTAGTCtggaaagtgtgtttgtgttattggttTTGCTTGTATTTGGttgcatttgtttgtatgtgttgcatttgtgtgtgggtttggatgTGGGTCTCTCAACAAACTGTGGTATACTTAATATGTGTGCTATGAAAATATGACCTCACGTTAAGAAATTGAATGGATTTTGCAATTGTCTATAATGCATACTTCCAGTACTGAAATTCATAATTTGAAGTTAAAATTGCAGCAAAAAAATGCATtttgtaaaagaaatatatacatatatatacgtgtcgaACAAGTTCATATATAAGATAGTATACTAAGAAGAAAGTAGTTCACGTTTTGGAATTTGATGAAATCTTAGATCATCAGTTATATGTATTTCATTTCAGAATTGCAATCTGCATAAACTGCACGCGTGGTGAATGAAACAATATGTCGTTCAGCAGTTTTCAGTGCCAATTGTTCTTGGATGAGTAAGTGATTTTCATGTTATGGAAAGATTCCTGTGGTCTATAAAGCTGAAATCAAAGAACATTG includes the following:
- the LOC113809266 gene encoding pro-resilin-like, with product MTFKVLALLALVATALASPQNYGYGPPGPAFGPAKYDFNYAVNDPPSGNDFGHQESRDGDFTQGSYYVRLPDGRLQTVNYNVQGDSGFVAEVSYEGQAQYPTQPRAYTPAPTYG